In Methanothrix sp., a genomic segment contains:
- a CDS encoding protein translocase subunit SecF yields MVDQIDFEENYMELDDIISKYPPKQMMLIPIAVIILALISLGVTYLNTGSPVNLGIEFTGGTLVTVPATDSEDAVAGEYDKYPLAGVRDVGSRYMIQFGPMSDEEYTALAQQIVDRYGDDAEIRHMGPIYSQNLQAQVVKYLPLSFLFMAIVVFILFRQVVVSLLVVLCALADILTAAASMNLTGVQLSLGTVAALLMLIGYSVDTDILLTMRVLKRKGTVDEKIKGAMGTGLTMAATTISAVIALIIVSNFLHLLLPSFSRMDVIADMSTVLIFGLAADVFNTWITNAQGLRWYLGRPRKAARGQRR; encoded by the coding sequence TTGGTTGATCAGATCGATTTCGAGGAGAATTATATGGAACTGGACGATATCATTTCCAAGTACCCGCCCAAGCAGATGATGCTGATTCCCATAGCAGTCATTATATTAGCATTGATCAGCTTGGGGGTAACCTATCTCAATACGGGATCGCCCGTAAATCTGGGGATAGAGTTCACAGGAGGCACACTGGTCACAGTGCCAGCTACCGATTCAGAAGATGCCGTAGCCGGAGAGTATGATAAATACCCGCTGGCCGGTGTGAGAGATGTGGGCAGCCGATATATGATTCAGTTCGGCCCCATGAGCGACGAGGAATACACGGCGCTTGCCCAGCAGATCGTGGACAGATACGGAGACGATGCCGAGATCAGACATATGGGACCCATATACAGCCAGAACCTTCAGGCGCAGGTGGTGAAATATCTGCCCCTCTCATTTTTGTTCATGGCGATAGTGGTCTTCATATTATTCAGGCAGGTCGTTGTCTCATTGCTGGTGGTGCTCTGCGCTCTGGCTGATATCCTGACAGCGGCGGCATCAATGAACCTGACAGGAGTCCAGCTCTCCTTGGGGACGGTGGCGGCATTGCTAATGCTCATCGGCTACTCGGTTGATACTGATATTCTGCTCACCATGAGGGTCTTGAAACGCAAAGGGACAGTGGATGAGAAGATAAAGGGGGCAATGGGCACCGGCCTGACCATGGCCGCAACCACGATCTCGGCGGTGATCGCTCTCATAATCGTCTCCAATTTCCTCCATCTGCTACTGCCCTCATTCAGCAGAATGGATGTGATAGCAGATATGTCGACAGTGCTCATCTTCGGCCTGGCGGCAGATGTATTCAATACCTGGATCACTAATGCCCAGGGGCTGAGATGGTATTTAGGCCGGCCTCGCAAGGCAGCAAGGGGGCAGAGGAGATGA
- a CDS encoding flippase-like domain-containing protein, which translates to MNERLKATSFAILMSLVSIVLIIHYTGADISWEVISRVSGGFMILAVALHVLSWMIYSLRLKLLASMAGHPIDFSLSFRCTLASSFLAAITPSSAGGEPLRVKILADDGMSYGGATAVVISERLLDSIFFLTSLAVFLMISGFFADFGLKVGAIFLLFLLLFLAFLRQLIIRPRRIARMMEWIKKKTGNRGVVLSLEREIWLFRDAGIQLVKETMRCLPVLGMMTAIIWLSDFLVPSALLAGMAHDSSILLSVTAQNILAIVGLLPLTPGASGIAELGMSYLYSAFVSPALLLPLIVLWRLITYFLNIVVGAAFAGASINGIIKK; encoded by the coding sequence ATGAATGAGAGACTGAAGGCCACATCATTTGCCATCCTGATGAGCCTCGTCTCCATCGTCCTCATCATCCATTATACTGGTGCCGATATAAGCTGGGAGGTGATCTCGAGGGTCAGTGGGGGGTTCATGATCCTGGCGGTCGCCCTTCATGTCCTCTCCTGGATGATCTACTCCCTCCGGCTCAAGCTGCTGGCATCAATGGCCGGCCACCCAATAGACTTCTCCCTCTCCTTTCGATGCACTCTGGCCTCGAGTTTCCTGGCCGCCATCACTCCATCTTCTGCCGGAGGAGAGCCCCTGCGCGTCAAGATCCTGGCAGATGACGGCATGAGCTACGGGGGTGCTACAGCGGTGGTGATAAGCGAGAGGCTGCTTGACAGCATATTCTTCCTGACCTCACTGGCGGTATTTCTCATGATCTCCGGCTTTTTCGCTGACTTCGGCCTGAAGGTGGGCGCTATCTTCCTTCTCTTTCTGCTGCTTTTCCTGGCATTTCTCAGGCAACTCATCATCCGACCGAGAAGGATTGCCCGTATGATGGAGTGGATTAAGAAGAAGACCGGGAACAGAGGGGTCGTCCTCTCCCTGGAGCGGGAGATCTGGCTGTTTCGGGATGCTGGAATTCAGCTTGTTAAAGAGACAATGCGCTGCTTGCCGGTCCTGGGGATGATGACGGCGATCATCTGGTTGAGCGATTTTCTGGTCCCCTCAGCTCTATTGGCGGGCATGGCCCATGACTCCAGCATCCTTCTCTCGGTGACAGCTCAGAACATCCTGGCGATAGTGGGCCTCCTTCCACTGACCCCCGGGGCCAGCGGAATAGCAGAGCTGGGAATGAGCTACCTTTATTCCGCCTTTGTCTCCCCTGCCCTGCTGCTGCCTTTGATCGTCCTGTGGCGTCTGATCACCTACTTCTTGAACATCGTGGTGGGCGCAGCCTTCGCCGGGGCCAGCATCAATGGAATAATAAAAAAATAA
- a CDS encoding DHHA1 domain-containing protein, whose product MAGGAEARSMRRFDELNLLCKGCGDLICKHKEISVVSHVDADGLTAAAIICTALKRRNIEYKPLFFRQLDEVALDEVADQGADLVIFTDLGSGMIQEISDRRLDAIVADHHKPQDCSSQPLAHINPHLVGADGANQLSGSGSSFLLARALASDPGANDDLAALAVVGAVGDLQDMASGQLIGLNRHILDIGSRAGVIDYCRDIKLFGRQTRPVYKMLEYSQDPYLPGLSGKEDACIDFLKEIGIRLGGERWRRWIDLSQEEKAAVVTAIIQKGMRSGISNTRLERLIGEVYILLKEREGTELKDASEYSTLLNATARYGHASVGLKVSMGDREKALDQARALLGQHRQNLVAGLKLVAERGITPLKSIQYFDAGDAILDTIIGIVAGMSFQMADRNRPILAFAQNEEGDLKVSARGTQDLVRSGLDLASALSLSARAVGGMGGGHNVAAGATIPQKAKEEFLQMMDSIISEQLSGKNDIKIGILGAGQ is encoded by the coding sequence ATGGCGGGAGGGGCAGAAGCCAGGAGCATGAGGAGGTTCGACGAGCTGAATCTGCTCTGTAAAGGCTGCGGAGATCTGATCTGCAAGCATAAGGAGATCTCAGTCGTCTCCCATGTGGATGCTGATGGTCTGACTGCTGCTGCCATCATCTGCACTGCCCTGAAGAGAAGGAATATCGAGTACAAGCCCCTCTTCTTCCGGCAACTGGATGAGGTCGCACTGGATGAGGTCGCCGACCAGGGAGCTGACCTGGTCATATTCACAGACCTTGGCAGCGGGATGATCCAGGAGATCTCAGATAGGAGGCTGGATGCAATTGTGGCCGACCATCATAAGCCACAGGACTGCTCATCACAGCCCCTGGCCCACATCAATCCCCATCTGGTGGGAGCAGATGGAGCAAACCAGCTCAGCGGCAGCGGCAGCTCATTTCTTCTGGCCAGGGCCCTGGCATCCGACCCCGGGGCCAATGACGATCTGGCGGCACTGGCAGTGGTGGGAGCAGTGGGCGATCTGCAGGATATGGCCAGCGGCCAGCTCATCGGCCTGAACCGCCACATCCTGGATATAGGCTCAAGAGCGGGGGTGATAGACTACTGCAGAGACATCAAGCTCTTCGGCAGGCAGACCCGCCCGGTCTATAAGATGCTAGAGTACTCCCAGGACCCTTATCTGCCCGGACTCTCAGGCAAAGAGGACGCATGCATTGATTTCCTTAAAGAGATTGGAATCCGTCTGGGCGGGGAGAGATGGCGGCGCTGGATAGATCTCAGCCAGGAGGAGAAGGCTGCAGTGGTCACGGCCATCATTCAGAAAGGGATGCGCAGCGGCATCTCCAATACCAGGCTGGAGCGGCTGATCGGCGAGGTCTACATCCTGCTGAAGGAGCGGGAGGGAACTGAGCTCAAAGATGCCTCTGAGTATTCGACCCTCCTGAATGCCACCGCCCGTTACGGCCATGCCAGTGTCGGTCTGAAGGTCAGTATGGGGGATAGAGAGAAGGCCCTCGATCAGGCCCGCGCCCTCCTGGGACAGCATCGCCAGAACCTGGTAGCCGGACTGAAGCTGGTCGCCGAGAGGGGGATCACCCCATTGAAGAGCATCCAGTACTTCGATGCTGGAGATGCCATCCTGGACACGATCATCGGGATTGTAGCCGGAATGAGCTTCCAGATGGCGGACCGCAACCGGCCCATCCTGGCCTTTGCCCAGAACGAGGAGGGAGATCTCAAGGTATCCGCCCGGGGAACCCAGGATCTGGTTCGCTCCGGCCTGGATCTGGCCTCTGCCCTCTCCCTCTCCGCCCGGGCTGTGGGTGGGATGGGAGGGGGCCATAATGTCGCTGCCGGAGCGACCATTCCTCAGAAGGCAAAAGAGGAATTCCTGCAGATGATGGACAGCATCATCTCAGAGCAGCTCTCCGGCAAAAATGATATAAAAATAGGCATCCTAGGTGCAGGGCAATGA
- a CDS encoding preprotein translocase subunit SecD has product MSLIEDLSRDKRVVLFALFLAAALICIGAFGLKYGLDLQGGSYLQLKLQGAMAQVDANPGSILQYQFATNSVERRGDSYIVTVPGSVDPALPSSLGYMNAEMAPLLNATKVTIPASPETIIINYLQKGLDADVKIVQFAPVIYEIRTDVTRESLDALLAPVGGKVPTGEDTFAEGLTPETVEDTKRVLDSKLNRLGLQDIRVRMMDNKYILIDLAGMDVASAQDVVGKPGKFEIRIQTEENQSMHVLYGDAVESVDIPRGDRSGQWGVPFTLSEGGAAAFQKAAIDTGAVKNPEAHHITMYLDKEPVFSAPLSPELASTLQKAPSRGLEARVGAGEQGSQEAKKLQIHLQEGALPVNVDIVGSGQVSAALGKRFKIQMVIAGLIALLAVAAMIYYRYRERRIVLPMLFTSLSEVAIMLGVWSLAKWQLDLASLAGIIMVIGTGVDQLVIITDEVIKGGEAAPASSERSIKERAAEAAEKAGIGKATAVTTSKVYLGRLSRAFAIILGAAATTVVAMLPLLYMGFGALTGFALIIIIGVALGTLVARPAYGRIIGYILSRS; this is encoded by the coding sequence ATGAGCCTGATAGAAGACCTCAGCAGGGACAAGAGAGTTGTGCTGTTCGCTTTATTCCTGGCGGCGGCCTTGATCTGCATAGGGGCCTTTGGCCTCAAGTATGGCCTGGACCTGCAGGGCGGATCTTATCTTCAGCTCAAACTGCAGGGGGCCATGGCCCAGGTGGATGCCAATCCTGGGAGCATTCTCCAGTATCAGTTTGCCACCAACTCCGTGGAGAGGCGCGGTGACAGCTATATTGTGACCGTTCCGGGCAGCGTCGATCCAGCCCTTCCGAGCAGCCTGGGGTATATGAACGCTGAGATGGCACCGCTTCTCAACGCCACCAAGGTCACCATACCTGCCTCTCCCGAGACGATAATAATCAATTATCTGCAAAAGGGCCTTGACGCTGACGTCAAGATTGTGCAATTCGCCCCCGTCATTTATGAGATCAGGACCGATGTCACCAGGGAATCCCTTGATGCCCTCCTCGCCCCAGTGGGCGGGAAGGTGCCCACAGGCGAGGATACCTTCGCTGAAGGGCTCACACCTGAGACTGTGGAGGATACGAAGAGGGTCCTGGACTCCAAGCTCAACCGTCTGGGGCTGCAGGACATCAGAGTGAGGATGATGGACAACAAGTACATCCTCATCGATCTGGCGGGAATGGATGTGGCCTCGGCTCAGGATGTAGTGGGCAAGCCCGGCAAGTTCGAGATCAGGATCCAGACCGAGGAGAACCAGAGCATGCATGTCCTTTATGGAGATGCAGTGGAGTCCGTGGACATCCCAAGGGGCGATCGGAGCGGCCAGTGGGGAGTGCCCTTCACCCTCTCCGAGGGAGGGGCAGCAGCCTTCCAGAAGGCAGCGATAGACACCGGCGCTGTCAAGAACCCGGAGGCACACCACATAACCATGTACCTGGACAAGGAGCCTGTCTTCAGCGCCCCCCTCTCCCCGGAGCTGGCAAGCACCCTGCAGAAGGCACCATCGCGAGGGCTGGAGGCACGGGTGGGCGCAGGGGAGCAAGGCTCCCAGGAGGCTAAGAAGCTCCAGATTCACCTGCAGGAGGGCGCCCTGCCGGTCAATGTGGATATTGTGGGATCGGGCCAGGTATCAGCCGCTCTGGGCAAACGGTTCAAGATCCAGATGGTGATAGCCGGCTTGATCGCCCTTCTTGCTGTTGCTGCCATGATATACTACCGCTACCGGGAGAGGAGGATAGTGCTGCCCATGCTCTTCACCTCGCTGAGCGAGGTGGCGATCATGCTGGGCGTCTGGTCCCTGGCCAAATGGCAGCTTGATCTGGCCAGCCTGGCCGGCATCATCATGGTGATAGGGACGGGCGTCGATCAACTGGTCATCATCACCGATGAGGTGATCAAGGGTGGAGAGGCCGCACCTGCCTCATCTGAGAGAAGCATTAAAGAGAGGGCGGCAGAGGCGGCAGAGAAGGCAGGCATTGGCAAAGCGACGGCCGTGACCACCAGCAAGGTCTATCTGGGCCGCCTTTCCCGCGCCTTTGCCATCATCCTGGGCGCAGCAGCGACCACAGTCGTGGCCATGCTTCCGTTGCTCTACATGGGATTCGGTGCCCTGACTGGATTCGCCCTGATCATCATCATCGGTGTGGCCCTGGGAACGCTGGTGGCAAGGCCCGCCTATGGCAGGATCATAGGTTATATCCTGAGCAGAAGCTAG
- the dapF gene encoding diaminopimelate epimerase — MKLAEISEIELEDGPFPPHSLGFVKLHGNGNDFILIDEISRELVAESAKRRIAIACCRRSFGIGADGVLFLTGSQRADLGMRLFQPDGSEAEMCGNGIRCLAKYAWETGYVGQSFDVETLAGIIPVQVRERDGGFWARVDMGVPRFDRPSIPACGSGDLINETIGDYAISAVNTGVPHAVIFVEDLDIDIDDAAPPIRHCTLFPEGANVNFVRAGSSLQVRTFERGVEGETFSCGTGAVASASIARRLGLLGDEILVETKGGPLIITFAGDKAFMEGPAVTVYSAEMDEEYWWSLFAEM, encoded by the coding sequence ATGAAGCTGGCAGAGATTTCTGAGATAGAGCTCGAAGACGGTCCCTTTCCGCCCCACAGCCTTGGCTTTGTCAAGCTGCATGGAAATGGCAATGATTTCATCCTCATAGATGAGATCTCAAGGGAGCTTGTGGCTGAGAGCGCCAAGAGGAGAATTGCTATCGCATGCTGCCGTCGCAGCTTTGGCATAGGAGCAGATGGAGTTCTGTTTCTGACAGGCAGCCAGCGAGCAGACCTGGGCATGAGGCTGTTTCAGCCGGACGGTTCAGAGGCGGAGATGTGCGGCAATGGCATACGCTGTCTTGCCAAGTATGCCTGGGAGACGGGCTATGTGGGCCAATCCTTCGATGTAGAGACACTGGCGGGCATAATCCCAGTCCAGGTTCGGGAGAGGGATGGGGGCTTTTGGGCCAGGGTGGATATGGGAGTGCCCCGGTTCGATAGACCCTCCATTCCTGCCTGCGGCAGCGGCGATCTGATAAATGAGACGATAGGAGATTATGCCATCTCGGCGGTCAATACCGGCGTTCCCCATGCCGTTATCTTTGTGGAAGACCTGGATATTGATATCGATGATGCTGCTCCGCCAATCAGACACTGCACTCTCTTTCCTGAGGGGGCGAATGTCAACTTCGTCCGGGCAGGGTCATCATTGCAGGTCAGGACCTTCGAGCGGGGGGTGGAGGGGGAGACCTTCTCCTGTGGAACGGGAGCTGTGGCCTCAGCCAGTATTGCCCGCAGGCTGGGGCTGCTCGGGGATGAGATTCTGGTGGAGACTAAGGGAGGGCCGCTGATCATAACATTTGCCGGGGATAAGGCATTTATGGAAGGGCCAGCGGTAACTGTATATTCCGCTGAGATGGACGAAGAGTACTGGTGGAGCCTGTTTGCGGAGATGTGA
- the hxlA gene encoding 3-hexulose-6-phosphate synthase gives MKPILQVAMDLLELDRSIQIAKEAVLGGADWIEAGTPLIKSEGMDSVREMKRALPGTKIVADMKTVDTGAMEVEMAAKAGADIVALLAASDNSTVEDALRAARKYGVQIMMDLLTVPDPVGRSRELEALGVDYICVHVGIDQQMTGKDTIDFLKQIVEEVKTPVAAAGGMDAASAADAVASGADIVIVGGSIVRSANVTESARRIRESIDNAQASTTPKMSLDEEIVSLLRSVSSSNISDAMHRKGAMRGIHPLIPGKKIVGRAITVQTFAGDWAKPVEAIDLAGPGDVLVIYNGSNNIAPWGGLATLSCKIKGVEGVVVDGAVRDLQEIRPMDYPLFSSDVVPNAGDPKGMGEINSEIVCGGQTVRPGDYIVGDDSGVVVIPKERAYEIARRAKEVEKTEDRLFEEIRRGKTLSQVVNLEKWEKVG, from the coding sequence ATTAAACCCATTCTACAGGTGGCAATGGATCTTCTGGAGTTGGACAGATCGATTCAGATAGCCAAAGAGGCCGTACTGGGTGGAGCAGACTGGATCGAGGCCGGCACCCCTCTCATCAAGAGCGAGGGCATGGACTCTGTGCGCGAGATGAAAAGAGCCCTTCCCGGGACGAAGATCGTAGCAGATATGAAGACCGTGGACACCGGCGCCATGGAGGTGGAGATGGCAGCCAAGGCGGGGGCGGATATTGTGGCACTGCTGGCAGCATCCGACAACTCCACCGTCGAGGATGCCCTGCGGGCGGCGCGCAAGTATGGGGTGCAGATAATGATGGATCTTCTCACTGTACCCGATCCAGTTGGCCGCTCCCGTGAGCTGGAAGCGCTGGGAGTGGACTACATCTGCGTTCATGTGGGAATAGACCAGCAGATGACCGGCAAGGACACAATCGATTTTCTTAAGCAGATCGTCGAAGAGGTGAAGACCCCTGTTGCCGCTGCAGGGGGTATGGATGCTGCCTCTGCTGCCGATGCCGTGGCCAGCGGAGCGGACATAGTCATCGTAGGAGGAAGCATCGTGCGCAGCGCAAATGTGACTGAATCTGCGCGGAGGATTCGCGAATCCATCGACAATGCCCAGGCAAGCACCACCCCTAAGATGAGCCTGGATGAGGAGATCGTCTCTTTGCTGCGCAGTGTATCCTCATCCAATATCTCCGATGCCATGCACCGCAAGGGAGCCATGCGGGGGATTCACCCCCTGATCCCGGGAAAGAAGATCGTGGGCCGGGCGATCACAGTGCAGACATTTGCTGGAGACTGGGCAAAACCGGTTGAAGCCATCGATCTGGCAGGCCCAGGCGACGTCCTGGTGATCTATAATGGAAGCAATAACATCGCTCCCTGGGGTGGATTGGCCACACTGAGCTGCAAGATCAAGGGGGTGGAGGGAGTTGTCGTTGATGGCGCAGTGCGGGACCTGCAGGAGATAAGGCCAATGGACTATCCACTCTTCTCCTCTGATGTGGTTCCCAATGCCGGGGACCCCAAAGGCATGGGGGAGATAAACTCGGAGATAGTCTGTGGCGGCCAGACTGTCCGGCCCGGCGATTATATCGTGGGCGATGATAGCGGTGTGGTGGTGATTCCCAAAGAGAGGGCCTATGAGATCGCGAGAAGGGCGAAAGAGGTGGAGAAGACTGAAGACAGGCTCTTTGAGGAGATCCGCCGGGGAAAGACGCTATCTCAGGTGGTAAACCTGGAGAAATGGGAGAAGGTCGGATAG